In the genome of Shewanella denitrificans OS217, the window GGCAGCTCACCGTGCAGCAATCCTTGCACGGGCGCTAAACCTTCCTTCTTTCTTGAATCCACATCGGAGCGCTCATAGATGGCGCAACCTGGGAATTGCAACGCCAATTGCTCAACGAGAGTATCGCGCCACTTTTCCGCGCCCGTATTAAGCAGCTGGCATACCAGCACATCGGCATAGCGATCGATAGTGATCCCTGGCAGCCCATCAGATTCTGCAGCAATCAAACGGTAACCAGTTAACCCCTGTTCACGAATAAGATCTTCGCGTCCTGCCTGAGCTCTTTGAATACGGCGAGCAAAGAAATCGGCGTCTATGGCCTCTTCTTTATCGAAGGTCCAAATACGTACTTGAATTTGTGATTCAGGCGACCAAGCACCCCGGCCTAACCAGCGGCCATCATGAGCGACCACATCAACAGTGTCACCCGCTTGGGGTTTGCCGCCATTGACGTTATGTATGCCGTTAGAAAACACCCAAGGGTGACGGCGCTCTAGTGAACGCTCTCGGCCAGGTTTAAGTTTGATTCTGATAGCCATTCTGATGCCTAATATAATTGGGAACGGATAATAACAACTCATGCAAGCTAGAGTGACAATACGCAGCGATGAGTTTAATGGCCGCGATCATAGCCTGTTTTAGGAATAAAAACCTGATAAATAACCATCCATAGCCCCAGACCATAGTTAGCGATGTATTTTCTCCCATAGCTTGTGGGTCTAAGAATCATACTCAAAAATAGCCTTATGGGTAATCGTCACTGAAATACAGAGCGAGTAGTGTGATTAAAAATAGTGCTGAATGGCTTAGTAAAATCCATTTATTTTAGTTAAAGCTTGGGCTTATTTGAATACAGCAATCGAACTAACGGCAGCACCCTTGCACAATGTCCAGTCACAAGTTCAGCATCGAGCCATCATTAAGGAAGATACCCATGTCAATAGATCTCGCAATACTTAAGGCCTGCGAAGCCCAATTCTCCACCTTCCCCTTAAAACCTGAATTTATTTGGGCGTGCGATCCTAAGACGGATCTAGCCTATCAAGCAGCGCGTAAGGTGTTTAATCGTAAGTTTGATTTTATGCCACCACTTATTATCAAGGTTAAAAACACCGAACAAGTCGCTATGTTCATGGCTTTTGCTAACAAGCATATTTTGCCCTTTACCGTAAGATCCGGTGGCCATGACCATGAAGGGGAATGTACTGCAACCGGTAAGGTGCTGCTTGATTTCTCCTTGATGGATCATGTTGAAATCAAGCCAGGATTAACCCCATACCGAGGACAAATGATCAAACAGCTTGCTGTACAACCTGGTGCAAGATTTCAAAAAATTAAGCCGGTTCTTGATCAAGCACACTTAGCTATCGCTCACGGCACATGTAAAACGGTAGCCATTGCAGGCTACACCATGGGAGGGGGTTGGGGACCTTGGACACGCAAATATGGTATGGGTTGTGAACGCTTAACCGGGGCAACCTTAGTGCTTGGCAACGGCGACATTCGCTTTCTGGGCAGTAGCGCCACATTCAACACACTAACCATAAACCTTAAAACAGAACAGGAAAATGATGAACTCTTATGGGCCCTACGAGGTGGCGGTGGATTAAGCTATGGCATTGTCACTGAATTATTTTTTGAACCCTTCGATTTGCCACAAATAGCGAAAAGTTTTGTGATAAAACGCACTACCTTTCCAGTATTGAGCCACATTAAAGCGGTACATATTATTGCCGCTTGGGAGCAGGTTATTGCTCAAGGCAATAACCCTCATTTAATAGGAACTAATCTGCAAATGATCGCCAAGCCTGTGGCAAATGAACAAGAGGTAAGCTGTGACGCGTTACTAGATTGGAACTTTAACGGCCATTTTGGCGGTACGCCACTTGATTTATTGAATATGGTTTTACAATGGGTGAAAACATTAGGGCAAATAGTTAGGCGGGATAAAAGTTACGCTCGTTTAGGTAAACCACTTCTGGATCAAGGCGATGTAAAAAGCATTAAAGACAGTTTTGACAAAGCCATGCCTGCAAATACTTGGTATCAATTAAACACTAAAGCCAATAACCAAATCTATCCACTGCATTTTGATCATTGGGATAGAGTTAATAATGGACTAACCCTTGAAGATGACTGCCCATCACCTCACAAAATAACCTCTAGAATGCCGACTCCTTACTGGAATAAAACCAGTCGAGAACAATTAGTTTGCTCATTGCAATCAAGGCTATTGCACACTAAAGAGTGTAACACTGTCAGCGCCTACATCACGCTAGGGGCTATCAGTGGTGAGTATTATGCGAAGAAACTCAGCGAACCCAAGGAACTGCAATTACCGGTTGCATTCCCTTATCAAACCAGTGCCTTTACCATCCAATACCAAGCATGGTGGGATCAGCCAAATGGCAAAGATTGCGCAATGACAGAACAAGACATTATAGATGCTATTCCCAATCGCTTAGCAGAAAACCGTGCCCAAGATTGGATAGCCAGTTGCCGTGATTTTCCCATCAAACACACTAAAGGTGCTTTTATTAGTTTTAAAGATGCCAGTGTGACAACCGAGCAATATTTCACTGACAACTACCACGCGCTTATCGATGTTAAAACAAAACATAGTAAAGATGTCAATTGCTTACTGAGAAGCCGAAAAACTATTATTTAACTCTTAATAGTTATGACCATGGACGCCGCGTAACGGCGTTCATGGTTAGCAAGATCAGCGCTCCTTAGACCACTTTGTCAATTATAAGGCTTTAGTCAAACAGTAAGCGGGGTGGTCTTTAGGGTAATCTGTAAGCTCACCAACAACCTCAGGAGATAAAACTTGAGATGTAGGGTAATGGATCAACCAGTTGCGTAAATTTCTAATCAAGGTATAACGGCAGCTATGCTCCACAATTGTTCCTCTAATGTACTCTTTCGTCTCACCAGTTTTAATCGTAATAGTCGCTGGTTTAACTGAAGGATCTAGCAAGCGCTGCGATATAACACCTGTGACCTCAGATTGGAGACTCGATAGTGCAAGTTGAGACATTTCCATCAATAGCGCATCTAAGAGTTCCTTTCCTTGACCGGAGATAATTTTATCAATTTCATCCTTGTTCAACACTCTGCTATTAACCTCAATGAGATTTTGATATTCCCAGTTCTGCTTCCTTTTTCCTTTATTCTTTTTTCCACTCCAAACAACCATTTTCAATGACAAGCGTTCTAAATTTTGACTAACAAAATAGATCGGCTTCAAAAATATTGTTTTATTATCTGCTTTATCTATCGATACGTAAAAATCTTGGTATTTGCCTAGAAAATCCTGAAATTTAGTCTCAAGAACTAACCTTGAAATCGGTTCTATTTGCATATTAGCCATGATTTGACGTTCAGAGAGTGCATTATCTTGCAATGAACTATTGATCGCGGCATGAGCAACCACTTGTGCCAGCATACCGCCAGCGCCAATGCCTGCGTACATTATAGAAGGCTGATTGATTGAGTCATCATTGACATACTCCCCTCGGACATCAATCGCTGATAGGGATTCTAAAGAGAAGGTAAACTGCTCTTCCTGAATAAAATCAGCCTTCGATAAGAGTTTTGCCGAAATATAATCGTCTCGATTCGGCGACTTACAGCCCGAAAGGGCTGTAAGTATGCACAGTAAAATCAAGGCTTCAAAAAAACACTTTTCCATTACAAGAAAATTCTATTTACTGTATCTTTTACACTCTCAACGGCTTGATAATAAGCATTTGTCACACCAGGAAATACTTTGGGTTCATCCCACTCGCCTTCTACAGCTACTTTTTTGTCCGCTTGTAAATATTGCAGGTATTGATTAGTCGATAAATCTACAGAATAAACTAAACCATTAACATAACCTTGCGGATCACTCGTTGGAATGTATGAAGAGTAGCTCCTAAATGCCCCGTGCTCGACAATGTTCAATACAACAAGTACATCTATATTCAACTTATCCTTTAATGAACGAAAATCTTGTTTCGCAAAGCCCAATTCACCTTTGAATTTTTTTAATTTTTTGAACTCTTTCGGGTCAATATTAACGAATTCAACTGAACTGCTCTGCTTTCTATAGCCCTCAAGTAAAACTTGCTTTATTGAAGTAATATCTTCTGTACTTAACGATTCCAAATGTGAACTTAATGAGCTGTTCGCTGCAGAAGCTACACCATAACAAAGCAAACAACCTGCACCATAAATGTTAGTTGTCGCTTCACCTATGTCAGTGACATAGATCCCTATTTTCTTTTCAGGGCTCAATTGATTTGTTTGTAAAGGGACGAGAGGCTGCGGTGTAGAGCCACATCCAGTGATAATGAGTGTCGCTAACGACACTAGGATTATAATTATTTTTCTCATTGATAGTAGGCTCGTATTTAAACTAACGCTTATAAGGAAAGTGATGCTATTAAAATTATTGATTAGGTTCAAGAAATTTAACGCCCAGTTGTGAATAAAATGTGATTATTATGTTTTCACATTTAAAGCTCACTGAGACGTTTACACCTTGAGGTCTTTAAATTATTGATCAACTTTTCAATTTCTATATAACATTTATGGCACTAGCAATCGCTAACTGGTAGGAAGGCATTATTCAATAAACATAATAGCCAGGTTCACCAAATGAACTTATTTCAAACCATCTTTAAGGCAACAATAAACTAGACTAAGACTCAACAATCAAAGCTCAAATCATTTGGTTTAAGGCGACTTTCAGTTCAGCCAGCAAAGGCTTGCCTAGGGGGCTAAGCTCGAAACCATGATGCCAAAACAGCTGGGTAAAGCGCGCCATGGGAGCGAGTTCATTGGCGAGGTTTAGTATAACTAACTCGCCTGAGTCCAACTTGTACTGCACTAACACCTTAGGTAGCACGCTGTAAGCAGGTAATTGGCCCAGCAATGTTAGCAACTGGGGTAAATCAGGGCTGATGCAATAATGGCTGCTAAAGCCCACATCGAGGATATCCGCTTTCATCTCCCCCCTGCCCCAAATTAATTCACGGTATTGCGCCAGCTCGCGGCCATCACAAACTTGACCAGCCAATGGGTGGTCAGGGCTTACTACGAACACATCTTGATAACGTCCTACTCGGCAATATCCCCATTGTAGCTGAGCCAGACTCAAGTCCTCATTGACGAGTACTAGGTCAATCTCTTTGGTTTTAAAGCTCTCCAGCAAGGCATCACGGCTGTCGCTGATAATCTCCACATTGACCTTAGGGAAGGCTTGGCAAAATAGTACAACAGCCTGATTAAGGCTGCTGATGGGAATATAGTTTTCTACACCTAGCACTAAGGTATTTTTACCCTGCAGGGCTAACACCTCGGCGGCACCTTGAAAACTGTCCCATTGCGATAGTGCCATGATGGCACTTGGCAATAACGCCTCCCCTGCGGCATTGAGTACAATCTGATTCTGAGTACGCTCAAACAAGGTCAAGCCAAGATCTAATTCAAGATTGCTCAGCCACTGGCTCACCTGAGACTGGCGCTTACCCATACGCCTTGCAGCAGCCGATACTGAGCCAAGCTCGGCCGTTAGCACTAAGGCGCGCATACCCTGTAGGTTCATAGGCAGTACCACTTGATATTGAATTTATGCATCACAGTTATTCATGAGACATTTGCATCACACTTTTGCATCACATTTTTTACTCATAAGAAAGTCATCACTGCGCCAACGAGACTAAAACCTAGCACTAATAACACTATGCTAGGTTTGAATATTTTAAGCATACCAAAGCCTAATAATACCAGCGCCATGTCTAGCGGGGTGAGCACGGCTGTGGTGAACACAGGTTGATAAAGCGCGGCTAACAGCAAACCCACCACGGCGGCATTTACCCCAGCTATGGCGCCAGCAATGGTTGGGCGCTCACTAATCGCATGCCAGCTTTTAAGCCCCACTAGCATGAGTAAGAAGCCAGGAATAAATATCGCCAACGTTGCAACTAAGGCCCCTAAAATGGGTGATTCAAGCCAAATGTCGGCGCCGAGAAAAGTCGCTAGAGTGAACATGGGTCCTGGGATCGCTTGCGCTAAGGCGTAGCCTGTTAAGAATCTATCTGGGGAGACAAGTTCCCCCACATTAGCTTGCAATAATGGCAGCACCACATGGCCGCCACCAAAGACTAGGCTGCCCACCTGATAAAACTGAGCAAACATTTGGACTAAACTATCGTGATGATTAATAAAATAAAATGAGCTTAACAAGCCGATAATGAATAACAACAGCCAAGAATAATTAAGCGCTATGGGCGATTGTTCAACTTGGGTATCAGCCCCTCGCGTGAGCAACACAGTGCCTAGCATGGCCGCAATTAACAGCACTAATAACTGAGCTAACATGAAGGGAAATATCAAGAGGATGACAGCGGTCGCCAGCATAATAATCTGGGCCGTTTTACGCTGGCAAAACTGCTGAAACATGCCCATAGTGGCGTGAGCGACCACCACCAAAGCCAAGAGTTTTAACCCATGAATAGCACCGGCAACTTGAACATTCTCAAGCCAGTGAGCACTGGTCACCGCCAGTAAAAACATCAGCATAAATGAGGGTAAGGTAAAACCGATAAAGGCCATCAGAGCACCTAATAGCCCCCCTTTATGATAACCAATGGCAAAACCCACCTGACTGGAGCTAGGTCCTGGCATAAATTGACTCAGGGCGACAAAACTGGCGTAGCGCTTATCATCAAGCCAATTCAGCTCCTGTACAAATAGCTGCCTAAAATAGCCAATATGGGCAGCAGGCCCGCCAAAACTGATTAAGCCTAACGTGAGAAAACGAATAAAAATCTGCCACATAATGAATGCCTTGTTCGAAAATAAAACCAAAGTGATGAGCGTCACTTATTACTGAATTCGAGAAATACTATGACAAGTCTATGATATTTTTATGACCATGTAATTTTGCCTTACGGTAAAATAACGCTCTTTAATCTGTTAGTAGCATTAGCGCCTTGTCACACAGCCGTTTAAGCGCTTGCAACTGACCAGCGTCGTCGCCCAGTTTACAACGCATTTTTTCAGGAATTAACCCTGCGGCAACTTTAAGGGCGACACCTTGTTTGGTGAGGCAGAGCACCCGCACTCGCTCATCACCTTGTGAACGCCCACGAGTCACCAAGCCCTTATTTTCCAACCTTTTAAGCAAAGGTGTTAAGGTCCCCGAGTCCAGATGTAGCGCTTCCCCTAAGGTTTTCACACTGATCCCATCTTGCTGCCACAGCACTAGCATGGCTAAGTATTGCGGATAAGTCAGCGACAACTCCTCCAGAAAAGGTCGATAGGCGCGCACCATGGCATTGGCAGCACTGTATAATGAGAAACACACTTGAGCATCGAGACTAGCAGGCATGGGATCCTGTCTATGGACTGTTGATTCGGGGTTGACAGCGAATGGGGGCTTCATAGGAACCCTTATTTAGGTTGCGCACAAGTTAAAACAATAATAACAAACTCAAGCACTTTTGTAATCCTAAGCAGCAAACCTTAAAACCGAAGTCTGGGTGACAAAAAAATATGTGAATATTTGTCCTCACTGGATGTATTTAGGCTAAAGTTTGTTCAAGATATGTCGATAAACAATTACCATTTATCTAAAGAGGTCTGGTATGGCAATCTCGATTAACAGTAGTAGTATTCCAGTTAATACAAGCAATGGTGATTTGGGCGTAAAAGTGGCCCAACTCGCCAAAGAGCAGCAAAAGGCGGAAGGTGAGATTGCAGTTAAGCTAATCGAAGCTGCAACTCCGGTCGGTAATTCAGGGCACAATATCAATACCACGGCTTAACCCTAGCTAACAGAAGCCTGTACTTTTCAGGCTTCAAAGTTAATAGTGAAACGCTGACTAGATAAAATTGATTTAATTAAGTCTCTTTAGTTAAATCTAAGCCATAAAAAATGCCTGTCTCCCTAGGAGTACAGGCATTTTTATTATTTAAGCTTATGACTTAAGAAAACATCAACTTGCGCGACTCATAAGTGTTGCACATGCCTTGAGCGGCCTCTTCTTCATACTCACGTAGACCGCTGAGCACTAAGGTCTTTTTACCTGTACCTATTATCTTGCCTTCACTTAATAGCTCAAAGGTTAAGGTTACATCACCACGTTTACCATCAATTGCCAGCTCTTGTGAGGCCAAATGTAGGCTCATTTCACTGAAATCTAAGGTGTCCAAATGGAACGACATGCTCTCGTATATCACCAAGGGACGGTCAGGGTTAATCATCACCTTGCGGGCCTTCATCAAAGGAATTAATACATGGATGAAGTTAAGTCCAGAAAACGCCACATAGCTGCGAATAAAGGCTTCTGTTTGCACCTCACAGCGACTCATGTCGCCACTACGACTTACATTTAAATAAGTTTTACCACGGGTGTCACTCAGGCTAAACTCATCTCCGGCGTTAGGGTCTAACGCTAACTCGACCCCATCCCCAACCATGCCAGCAAATTTAAAGGTCATATTTTTGCTTAACCCGCACTGGGTCAAGATCAATGCAAATAACAGATCCCCTGGAACGCAGAAACGCTTAGCGCCCACATCATGAATAGGATTAAAATCTTGAGCGACCTGCTTAGCAAAGTCACTTGCCTGCTGGGAAGAAATAACAACTTTATTGTTATTATTTGAAAAATAAGGAGATAAAAACATATTATTGGATTCTTCTGTAATTGACGCAGCCATATACCAGGATGCCAAACTCATTTTGGCGCAAGTTTACTGCAAAAACGTAAAACAACTCACCCGATGACTTGAGCCCACAACAGGCTCAAGTCATCAAAGGTCTAGCAAGAAGCGACTGCCTTAGTTATTTCCCCAATAACTGTTGCCACCAAGAAAGCGGCTGACCACAATTGGCCGCAGGCTGGTAACTCTGGGTTAAAGCTGGCAAGGCTTGAACATCACCGCAATCGGCGGACATGGCGACGCCGGTGCTGCGATCGAAATAGCCCTGCACCACACCTTCAACCGCCGGCATACGTAAGCTGAGTGGCGGCCGCTCCGCTAAGAATGCTTGGTAAACCGCCATGGCGCCGCTGCTGCCATAGAGGTTAGTCTTGCCATTATCATCACGCCCCACCCAGATAGCGGCCACATTTCGCTCATCAAAACCGGCAAACCAAGAATCGCGACTGTCGTTACTGGTGCCTGTCTTGCCCGCAAGCGCAACGCCGGGGAAAGCCTGACCTAAGCGACTTGCCGTGCCTGAGCGCACCACCTGCTGCATGGCATATTGAACTAGATAATCCGCCGCCGGTGACATGGCCTGTACAGGGTTGAGTTGATTGACCTCTAAAGGACGATTTTGGCTATCGAGCACCGCAGTGATAGAAGTTAGCGGCCTAAAACGGCCACCATTGGCTAAGGTTTGATAAGTTTGCGCCACCATTAAGGGCGAGCCATTAATCGCCCCGAGTAGCATAGAGGGGTATGGGTTAATGGCTTCAGACCAGCCGGCATTGGCGAGGGTTTGCGCAACATTATCCACCCCCACTTTTAAACCCACGTTCACTGTAGGCACGTTCATCGATTGTTTAAACGCCGTCATTAGTGGCACGGAACCCGAGAATTTCTTATCGACGTTTTTGGGTGACCACAGCTTACCTTGCTCGTTTTTCAAGGTGATTGGATTATCATCAATGGGGGTCGCTAGGGTAAATTTATCCCCTTGGGTTAACGCCGTGGCATAAACAAAAGGTTTCACTAACGAGCCTATGGGGCGACGTATTTCAACCGCACGGTTAAAGCCGCTAAACCCAGGTACCTTATCCCCCACCATGGCGGCAATCCCGCCTGTGTATTTATCGGTAACCACCATGCCCACTTGGACATTTTTAGTCCGTGACTCTAATGATTTCATGGTGGATACAACGGCTTTCTCAGCCGCCTCCTGCGCCATAGGATCAAGCGTAGTGTAGACCTTGACCCCAGACTCTTTTAATAGCCCAGTACCATAGCGCTGCTTTAACTCATTTTTAACCACAGCAAAGAAGGCAGGTAATTGTTGATGAGCCGAACGTCTAGCATCACGCAGTGCCAAGGGTGAGCGCGCTGCCGCCTTGTACTGTGCCACTGTTAATTTATTGTCTTCCATCAATAAACGCAGCACTAAATCACGGCGCTCTTGGGCGCGTTCAGGGTAACGCCATGGATTGTAATAGGATGGCCCTTTAATCACAGCCACCAAGAAGGCTTGCTGCGCTATAGTGAGCTCTGCCACTGGGCGGCCAAAATAAAACTGTGAAGCCAGCCCCATGCCATGCACGCCGCGGGACTTGTCTTGCCCCATATACACTTCATTCAAGTAGGCTTCTAAAATTGCATCCTTGCTGTAGCGAAAATCTATGATGAGCGCCATCAAGGCTTCACGCAATTTGCGCACGATAGAGCGCTCACTGCTTAAGAAAAAGTTCTTCGCTAGCTGCTGAGTTAAGGTAGAGCCACCTTGCACAGTACGACCCGCGCTTATATTGACTAAGGCGGCTCGTGCTATGGCAAACGGATTCACCCCATGATGCTCATAAAAGCTGCGATCTTCCACCAAAATCAGCGCATCCACAATCGCCTGGGGCATGGCTTCAGTGTTCACAAATACCCTGTCTTCACCGTCACCTGCGATAATTCTATCCAGCAGCACAGGCTCCAGATGGAACACTGCAAGCTCACGCTTATCAGTCATGCGTCTCACGGAATTAATGCCGTAACTGTCGAAACTTATCATTACCCGCAGCTCAGCTTGATCCCCTTCAGGGTGCAAGAAAGGTCGGCGCCACAGTTCGATGCGGGTGCTGGAAGCTGAAAACTCCCCCACTTGAGTCGGGTTAGCGACTTTTCGATAGCCCAGCAATTTAAGTTCGGCCATTAATTGCGGATGATTCACCGCAGCCCCAGGATAGAGCGCCATGGAACGGCTAAACACTTGCGCCGGCAGGTGCCATTTCTGGCCCTCAAATTTACGGGCGATGATTTGATCCAAATAAATAGAATAAAAGCTGCAAAATGCCAGCAGTACTATGCTGAGTTTCCAGCCGATGGACCAGAGGCGAGCCAACCAAGAAGAACCTGATTTACGCGTTTTTGTTGATTTCGATTTCGTTTTTGCTTTAGTCGTCATGGGGCTTCTTTAGTTAATTCAAACCTGGGGTTTTCTTCTTGGTAAATTTAGTTGGCACAGTATTTATTGGGTCATCCGGCCACAAGTGTTTAGGGTAACGGCCGCGCATTTCTTTCTTCACGTCCACATAAGGGCCATTCCAAAAACTGGCTAAATCTGAGGTGAGTGCCAAAGGTCGCTGCGCCGGTGATAACAAGGCCATGGTGACGGTTAACTTGCCATTAAATAACACTGGGCTCTGACTCAGGCCATAGGCTTCTTGTAAACGCACACTTAACCTAGCTTGAGCCTGGTTCTGGGTACCATCTTGCTGATAATGATAACTAATGGGGGCACGGGTCCCCGTTGCCATAGGCCAATGAGTGGGGGCAAGTATCTCCAATTTTTGATTCAGCTCCCAACTAAGGCGCGATGACAACAAAGGCAATAGATTAAGCTTGCTCAATTTAGTTAAGTTATTTACCTCACTCAAGTAAGGACCCAGCCAATGTTCCAGCTCGGCTAACAAAGCCGCTTCATCCATGCTGGGCCAGTCATATTCAGGGGCAAAAATTCTGGCTAACTGTACGCGGTTTTGCAGCTGGATAACAGCCTCATCAAAATTAACTAGGCTTAATCCTTTTTCGCGCAATAACGCAATCAACGCCGCCGTGCGCCCCTCAGCATCAAGCACTTGTCCCGTTTGGGTTTTTACTATTATGTGCCCGAGCCTATAACGGTTTTCGCCAAAGAAACGCCCCTTGATTTCATCCCAACCACAGTGAGATTCTTTAGAGACTAAGTAGGCTAATTCATCGTCGAATAAGCTCATGTCAAGTTCGGCAGCAAGGTACACTCGCCCAGCGCTGCGACCTTCATTCTCTTGAAAATCGGCGACGACTAACCATGGGCTCAACGACAAAGGATCCGCGGCATCTAAAGTGACCCCGGTACCATTACTCAATAAAAATCCTTCTTTGCCTCTGGCTTTAGCGATTCTATCGGGAAAGGCCAGTGCGAGTAATAGACTGATATCACTGTTATTAGCCTGACTTGCCGCCCGTTCTAGGCTGCCACTCAGCGCCAGTTTTCGCTGCCAGTTTCGTGCCTGTTGCCCCATACTGCCTTGGGTTGCCAACGCTAAGTAACCACTGATATCGGCGCCTTTTCTAGGCAAGCCGCGGGCCTCAATAATGGCCGCCAGCAGGCAGGCTAAATTTGAAAAATCACTCGCACTGTCAATTGATTGTGTCGCTGATATGGCTTTGGCCTTGAGTAACATATGCCCAAGCCTTGGATGACAGCCTAAGGCATGGGCCGCTTGACCTAAGGCAGTAATTTTTTTTCCTTCATCCACCAGCTCAAGACGCTGCAACAACTGCCAACTTAACTGCTCATGCACAGCTGGCGGCGCACTTAACAGGGGGAGTTTTTCACAGTCACTCACGCCCCAAGCGGCGCATTCCAGTGCCATAGAAACCAACTCTGCGGTGGCAATCTCAGCCTCATCGGCAGCTAATAACCGCCCTTGCTCTTCCTGACTCCAAAGCCTGATGCCAAACCCTTGGGCAACGCGGCCGGCGCGGCCACTTCGCTGCACCGCAGACGCTTGGCTAATGCGCTTGAGCCCGAGTCGAGTCACGCCGGTTCTGGGATTAAAACTGGCGCCGCGTTTATAACCGCTGTCCACGACTAAGGTGATATCGCTGATGGTTAAACTG includes:
- the hrpB gene encoding ATP-dependent helicase HrpB, whose protein sequence is MSSLPIADLFAALRQKLTSHKQIIIEAPTGAGKSTALPLEMLGWPEITGRILMLEPRRVATRSVAQFIAKQLNQAVGETVGYRVRGESKVSRHTRLEIVTEGILTRMIQDDPELTGIDIIIFDEIHERHLTTDLGLALALEVQQSLRDDLRLIAMSATLTGLPLEGLMPEAAKLISLGRSFKVDIEYRPVPSQQQWLDYMGRVIVELLTNPIDHKQANSEVFQGGLLAFLPGKGEIQRLASVLSQRLDPLMFQVCPLYGELSPAEQDKAISPAKAGVRKVVLATNVAESSLTISDITLVVDSGYKRGASFNPRTGVTRLGLKRISQASAVQRSGRAGRVAQGFGIRLWSQEEQGRLLAADEAEIATAELVSMALECAAWGVSDCEKLPLLSAPPAVHEQLSWQLLQRLELVDEGKKITALGQAAHALGCHPRLGHMLLKAKAISATQSIDSASDFSNLACLLAAIIEARGLPRKGADISGYLALATQGSMGQQARNWQRKLALSGSLERAASQANNSDISLLLALAFPDRIAKARGKEGFLLSNGTGVTLDAADPLSLSPWLVVADFQENEGRSAGRVYLAAELDMSLFDDELAYLVSKESHCGWDEIKGRFFGENRYRLGHIIVKTQTGQVLDAEGRTAALIALLREKGLSLVNFDEAVIQLQNRVQLARIFAPEYDWPSMDEAALLAELEHWLGPYLSEVNNLTKLSKLNLLPLLSSRLSWELNQKLEILAPTHWPMATGTRAPISYHYQQDGTQNQAQARLSVRLQEAYGLSQSPVLFNGKLTVTMALLSPAQRPLALTSDLASFWNGPYVDVKKEMRGRYPKHLWPDDPINTVPTKFTKKKTPGLN